From bacterium:
AGGCGATCTCATTACCGTTGTGATTGTGGAATCTGCAAAGGCACAGGATATGTCATCCTCCAAGCGCGATAAGGATTTAGAGATAGGTGTTCCACAAGGCACAGGTAAATTAGATTTTATCCCAAAGCTTGGTCTAAAAGGAGAAAGTAAGTATAAAAGATCGGGTGCTACATCAAAGGCTGGCTCTATCCAGGCAAAGGTTACTGCCTCTGTTTTAAAGGTTATGCCAAATGGGAATCTATTAGTAGAGGGAGAAAAGAGGGTTCGCATAGATAATGAAGAGCAAGTTGTCTATGTCTCTGGTATTGCAAGGCCAGAGGATATTGATCCAAATAATGTTGTCCTTTCAACATATCTGGCAGATGCAAAGATTGAATATAGGGGAGAGGTTAAGGTTTCAAGCAAAGAAAAGCCATTTATCGGAGTAAGAATATTCCAAAAGCTTTTCGGGTGGATATTTTAAAAATGCGGAATGCGGAGTGTGGAATGCGGAATGTAAGGCTTAAGGCTATTGGCTATTGGCTATTGGCTATTGGCTTATTTGGTGTTTTTGCAATGCCAGCAGTAAGGATAAAGGAGATTACAAATATTAAAGGGATGACCACGAACCAGATAATTGGCTATGGCCTTATTGTAGGCTTAAATGGAACAGGTGATTCTAAAGGGACATTTTTTACCGCCAATTCTATTGCCAATATGCTTGCCAATTTTGGGATATATGTTGATAAGACAAAGATGAAGGTAAAGAATGTAGCGGCTGTTATGGTCTCTGCCGAGCTTCCACCCTTTGCCAGAGCAGGAAGTAAGATTAGCATTACCATATCATCCATTGGTGATTGTAAAGACCTATCTGGCGGAATCCTTATCCAGACACCCTTAATTGGTCCTGATGGCATTGTCTATGCCATTGCCCAAGGACCAATATCAATGGGAAGATTAACAAAAACACATCCAACGGTAGCAAGGATAACCGATGGTGCGATAATTGAAAGGGAGGTTATCGATGAGATATTTAAAAGCAAAACAATATCTCTATACCTTAAAAACCCAGATTTTACCAGCGCCTCATCCATAGTAGATGCAATAAACCTCCATCTTGGAAATATAGCAAAGGCAATTGACCCATCCCTTATTGAGATAGAGATTCCAGAGGATTTTAAAAACGACCCTGTATCCTTTATCTCAATTATCCAAAACCTATCTGTAAAGCCAGATTGCAAGGCAAAGATTGTAATAAATGAAAGGACGGGAACCATTGTAATGGGAGAAGAGATAAGGATTTCAAAATGTGCTATATCGCATGGAAACCTCTCGGTTGTTATAGAGGGAGAGGAAAAGGGGAAGAAAGAGGGAAGCGTTATTTTGATGAAGGAGGGAATAAGCGTCTCAGAGATTGTTTCATCATTAAATGCTATTGGGGCAAATCCATCTGACATTATCTCTATCCTTCAGGCAATGAAGGAGGCAGGTGCATTATTTGCTGAAATTATAATAATGTAAGGGGGTGAAAAAGATGAAGGAGAAGAAAACAAAGAAGCCAAAGAAGGATAAGAAGGAAAAGAAGGAAAAGAAAGGAAAGAAGTAATGAAGATAGAATCTTATCCATTAAACCTCTACAAGACACAGGCAGATCAAAAGAAATTAAGGTCTGCCTGTGTTGAGTTTGAGGCAATATTTATTTCAAAACTCCTTGAGGGATTAAGGAAAACAATTGATAAATCAGGCTTTATTGATGGCGGGCAAGGAGAGGAGATCTTTACCGATATGCTCTATGATGAATATGCAAAGAGTATAGCACAAAATGGAAGCTTAGGGCTAGCAGAGATGATCTATAGAGATATAGTAAAGGTATATGTTTAGCCTTTGATCATTAGCCTTTAATTTGTAAATTTTTTTTCTTCTTTAAAAAGGCTAATCGCTAAACACATATCTTTCTTATGGAATGTGCAATGCCTTGTGAAGAAAGCCCATATTTTTCCAAAAGCTCATTTCTTTTTCCCTGCTCAATAAATTTATCGGGAAGACCTAGGGAATAAACCATTACATTTTTATCAGATAAAAGCTTAGAAACAGCCGACCCAAAACCACAAGAGACATTATGGTCTTCAATGGTAATTATCTTCCGCCTTATGTTTTTAAGAATAAGATCTTCGGGAAGGGGCTTTATAAATCTGCAATTTATAAGGGATAAAGAAAGCCTCTCTTTTTTTAACAAAGCAATAGCCTCCATTGCAATGTCTACCATACAGCCAGTAGCAAGGATAAGGCAGTTTTTTCCTTCTTCCAAAAGCTCTCCCTCTCCTATAGCAAAGGGAGGAAGACTTAAATCATAATCAAATTTATCAAGTCCCTTTGGATAGCGAATGGCAAATGGGCCATTGTAATTAAGGGCTGTTTTTACAAGCCTCCCTAATTCATTTAAATTTCTTGGTGAGGATAAAACCATATTTGGGCAGGATGAAAGGTATGAAAGATCAAATAGCCCCTGATGGGTCTCTCCATCCTCACCCACAATCCCAGCTCGGTCAACCATAAAAACAACCGGTAGATTTTGAAGGCAGACATCATGGATTATCTGGTCATAAGCACGCTGTAGGAATGTTGAGTAAATGCAGACAAATGGCTTAAGCCCTTCCTTTGCCATAGCCCCTGCCATTGTAACCGCATGTTCCTCGCAGATTCCAACATCAAATGCTCTCTCAGGAAGCTCTTTAAAGAAATTTGAAATGCCACACCCCGAAACCATTGCCGCGGTTATAACCACAACCCTCCTGTCCTCTTTTGCCAGGGCTAATATAATCTCACCAAAGGCTTGTGAATATGTCTTTTGCTCTTGTTTCATTAAGGGTTTTCCTGTTTTAATCTCAAATGGGGAGCTTCCGTGGAATAATTCTGGATTTTCCTCAGCCATTTTATAACCCTTTCCCTTTTTTGTAATAATATGAAGAAGAATAGGTCCTTTTTGCTCCTTTATGTTTTTTAGGGTTTTTATCAAAAGAGAAATATTGTGGCCATCTATTGGTCCAATGTATCTAAAGCCAAGCTCTTCAAAGAGAATGCCAGGGACAATCATTGCCTTTATCCCCTCCTCAATTTTATGGGAAATCTTAATTGCCTTTTTCCCCAAGGGAAGCCTTTTTATAAGAGAGTTCATATCCTCCCTAAACTTCATATAAATAGGGAGGGTGATAAGCTTATTAAGGTATTTAGAAAGGCTGCCCACGGTCTCTGATATGGACATCTCATTGCTATTTAAGATAACCAGAAGGTCTCTCTTTTCAGCCCCGGCATAGTTTAACGCCTCAAAGCTTAATCCACCACCCATCGCACCATCGCCGATTACGGCAACAATTTTTTTGTTTTCTTTCTTAAGGTCTCTAGCAATCGCCATTCCCAGAGCAAGAGAAATGGATGTAGAGGCATGCCCGGTATCAAATGCATCATAGATGCTCTCAAGAGTTTTTGGAAAGCCTGATATTCCACCCAGCTGACGCAGGGTGTGGAATTTATCAGCTCTTCCGGTCAATATTTTATGGGCATAGCTTTGATGACCAACATCCCAAATTAGCCTGTCCTTTGAAAATGAGAAGACATAATGAAGGGCAAGGGTAAGCTCAACCACACCCAGGGAGGAGGCTAAATGCCCACCTGTTTTTGATGTGGTTTCTATGATTAGCTCCCTTATCTCTTCTGCTAATTCTTTAAGCTCATTAAGGTTTAAACCTTTAAGGTCTTCTGGGTCTTTTATTCTATCAAGCCTATTCGTTTTTTTCCTCCTTCAGAACCTTCTTTATCTGGACAGCCATATTTCCTCCTGATATGCCAGGGGTGGCAATAAATCTTTCCTTTCCTCCTACACACAAGACAACACCATCAGAAACTCTGGTGGGAAGCTTTAGGACATCACCGCAAGAGAGATTTAAGACCTCCTTTATTGTTAATTTTGTCTTCCCAAGAAGGGCAACCACGGAAAGGGAGATAAGCCCAATTGTTGTAGAAGTCATTTCTTTTGTTTTCTTTTCCTCCTTTGGTTTTGTGGTTAGTCTATCAAGGTATGGTTCAATGCTTATGAATGGAAGGCATAAAGAAAAATTTTCTTCCCTTTCCTTTATTTTTATTTTAAAACCCGTTTTTAGGATAATCTCGTTTGGAGATATAGCCTTAAGAGAAAGGGGGTTTGTTGCTATGTCCTCTAATTTAAAATCTATCTCACAAACCCTGGCCCATGCCTGTTTAAGGAAACTTATAAGCTCATCCAGCACTTTTTTAAGAATCTCCCTCTCAACGCTTGTTATCTCCCTATCTATTTCAATGCTTTCTCCCTTTCCCCCCAAAAATTTATCAATGAGGTAAAAAGCAAGGCTTGGTTTTAGCCAGATTATAGAAAGGGATGTAAGTGGAGCTTGGGAAATTAAACCGAGTATTGTTGGATATGGATATTTTGCGATAAAGCTTGAGTAATCTGTCTGTAAAGAATCCTCTGTTTCTATGGTAACCTCTTCTCCTGATCTATTGGAAAGCCAAGCCCCTGTTTTTTTAGAAAACCCCTCATAAATTGTCTTTAAGCTAATGAGATTATCCTTGGTTAGCCGTGGTGGATTTCTAAAATCATAATCGTAAATCTCTTTTTCCATTCATCTTTATTATGACAAATCTTTGATTTTTTGTCAAACAAAGAAGAGATAAGGCAGATTAACTTACCTCCCCATTCCCATAATTTCCTGGTAGGCACGCAAAGCTTGATTCCTGATTGCCATTGTAAAATTAAGGGCTATTTCTGCCTTCTCAGTGGCAATCATAAGGTCATGGATATTCTCAAGCTTTCCCAATACAAGGTCTTGGGTAAGCTTATCTGCATTGTTTTCTAGCCGATTTGTCTCCTTTAAACCAGAAAGTACAAGGTCAAATAATCCATTTTTATCCTTTTTGGTCTCAATCTTTGGTTGAACACTTGGCTCTGGTAATAAAGAAAATAAATCAACTTCCATTATTTCTACCTTCCTTTTTGTCTCTCTGACTCCAGGCTCCTGACTCTTGACTTATTCATATTTCCAATGCCTTCATCATCATCTGCTTGGCATTTCTTGCTGCTGTAACATTTGCCTCATATGCACGCGCGGCTGTGATTAAATTTATCATCTCTGTGGCAAGGTTTATATTTGGATATGCCACATAGCCATTTTCATCAGCATCTGGATGGCCTGGTTCATACTTTAACTTAGGAGGTGTTTTATCCTCCTCTATCCTTAAAACTCTGACGCCATTACCCGGTTCAATGGTTATGGGAGGCTTAATAAATGGCAGGTTGAATAATGGCTCTTGTCTTCTTGGTGTAAATATGGGAAATCTCCTTTTGTATGGACCTCCCTCAGGTGTCCTTGTTGTATTGGCATTGGCAATGTTTTCTGAGATAATATCCATCCTTAATTTCTCAGCCGACATTCCAGATGCCGATGCATCTATTCCCCTAAACAATCCACCGGTTAACATTATCTCCCTCCTTGGGCAACCAGCTTAAGCAGGCTAAACTTCTTTGCCAGCCTGGTTGCTATTGCATTGTAATAAATTGCATTCTTTACTAGGTCTTCCATCTCTTTATCTATGTCAACATTATTTCCATCATTCCTATATATTGTATCATTTTCTGTAATAATTCTGGAAGAATTTTCATTCTTTTCATAGGAAAATGGAATATGCTTTGGATTTAGCCTCTTTGCAGAGAGCTTGTTTTTCTTTAGAGCATCTTCAAAAACAACAGATTGCCTTTTAAAGCCTGGTGTATTCACATTGGCAATATTGTTTGAGATAACATTGTGCCTAAGTGTAGCAGAATCTAGCCCTTTCTTTGCCAGCTCAATTGTTTTTGCAGATAAACTATCAATAAACATTTCATCTTATATATCGGCAATTTTCCCCTATTACTTGACATAAATTTTTAAAGGCTTTAAAATTTTTTTATGAATCTTGGTGATTTCTCTTATTCCCTTCCCCGCTCTTTTATTGCCCAGGAGCCAATAAAAGAAAGGGGGAAATGTAAGATGCTTTTCTTTGATAAAAAAAGGCAAAAAATAGAGCATCTTAAATTCTTTGATATTGTAAATATTCTCTCTCCCAAAGACTCTCTTGTGCTTAATAAAACAAAGGTATTTCCTGCAAGGCTTATTAAAGATGGAATAGACATCCTTTTGATAAGAGAAAAAGAAAAGAATATCTGGGAGATATTAGCAAAGCCAAGAAAGAAAAT
This genomic window contains:
- the flgC gene encoding flagellar basal body rod protein FlgC, with amino-acid sequence MLTGGLFRGIDASASGMSAEKLRMDIISENIANANTTRTPEGGPYKRRFPIFTPRRQEPLFNLPFIKPPITIEPGNGVRVLRIEEDKTPPKLKYEPGHPDADENGYVAYPNINLATEMINLITAARAYEANVTAARNAKQMMMKALEI
- a CDS encoding flagellar basal body L-ring protein FlgH; this translates as MRNAECGMRNVKACCLLSVVCCLLSVVCFAESLWLEGFEKSIFSDHKAARIGDLITVVIVESAKAQDMSSSKRDKDLEIGVPQGTGKLDFIPKLGLKGESKYKRSGATSKAGSIQAKVTASVLKVMPNGNLLVEGEKRVRIDNEEQVVYVSGIARPEDIDPNNVVLSTYLADAKIEYRGEVKVSSKEKPFIGVRIFQKLFGWIF
- a CDS encoding FliM/FliN family flagellar motor switch protein, yielding MEKEIYDYDFRNPPRLTKDNLISLKTIYEGFSKKTGAWLSNRSGEEVTIETEDSLQTDYSSFIAKYPYPTILGLISQAPLTSLSIIWLKPSLAFYLIDKFLGGKGESIEIDREITSVEREILKKVLDELISFLKQAWARVCEIDFKLEDIATNPLSLKAISPNEIILKTGFKIKIKEREENFSLCLPFISIEPYLDRLTTKPKEEKKTKEMTSTTIGLISLSVVALLGKTKLTIKEVLNLSCGDVLKLPTRVSDGVVLCVGGKERFIATPGISGGNMAVQIKKVLKEEKNE
- the dxs gene encoding 1-deoxy-D-xylulose-5-phosphate synthase, encoding MKDPEDLKGLNLNELKELAEEIRELIIETTSKTGGHLASSLGVVELTLALHYVFSFSKDRLIWDVGHQSYAHKILTGRADKFHTLRQLGGISGFPKTLESIYDAFDTGHASTSISLALGMAIARDLKKENKKIVAVIGDGAMGGGLSFEALNYAGAEKRDLLVILNSNEMSISETVGSLSKYLNKLITLPIYMKFREDMNSLIKRLPLGKKAIKISHKIEEGIKAMIVPGILFEELGFRYIGPIDGHNISLLIKTLKNIKEQKGPILLHIITKKGKGYKMAEENPELFHGSSPFEIKTGKPLMKQEQKTYSQAFGEIILALAKEDRRVVVITAAMVSGCGISNFFKELPERAFDVGICEEHAVTMAGAMAKEGLKPFVCIYSTFLQRAYDQIIHDVCLQNLPVVFMVDRAGIVGEDGETHQGLFDLSYLSSCPNMVLSSPRNLNELGRLVKTALNYNGPFAIRYPKGLDKFDYDLSLPPFAIGEGELLEEGKNCLILATGCMVDIAMEAIALLKKERLSLSLINCRFIKPLPEDLILKNIRRKIITIEDHNVSCGFGSAVSKLLSDKNVMVYSLGLPDKFIEQGKRNELLEKYGLSSQGIAHSIRKICV
- the flgB gene encoding flagellar basal body rod protein FlgB codes for the protein MFIDSLSAKTIELAKKGLDSATLRHNVISNNIANVNTPGFKRQSVVFEDALKKNKLSAKRLNPKHIPFSYEKNENSSRIITENDTIYRNDGNNVDIDKEMEDLVKNAIYYNAIATRLAKKFSLLKLVAQGGR
- the fliE gene encoding flagellar hook-basal body complex protein FliE, giving the protein MEVDLFSLLPEPSVQPKIETKKDKNGLFDLVLSGLKETNRLENNADKLTQDLVLGKLENIHDLMIATEKAEIALNFTMAIRNQALRAYQEIMGMGR
- a CDS encoding flagellar basal body P-ring protein FlgI, whose translation is MRNAECGMRNVRLKAIGYWLLAIGLFGVFAMPAVRIKEITNIKGMTTNQIIGYGLIVGLNGTGDSKGTFFTANSIANMLANFGIYVDKTKMKVKNVAAVMVSAELPPFARAGSKISITISSIGDCKDLSGGILIQTPLIGPDGIVYAIAQGPISMGRLTKTHPTVARITDGAIIEREVIDEIFKSKTISLYLKNPDFTSASSIVDAINLHLGNIAKAIDPSLIEIEIPEDFKNDPVSFISIIQNLSVKPDCKAKIVINERTGTIVMGEEIRISKCAISHGNLSVVIEGEEKGKKEGSVILMKEGISVSEIVSSLNAIGANPSDIISILQAMKEAGALFAEIIIM